CCGCTTTGCATTCTTGAATGAAACTTGTAGCTTTCATCGTGATCCTAAAATTCTCTTTTTCTTTGAAATTCCGTCGTTCTTTGGCAGGGCTGGAGAGAATCGAACTCCCACCAAGGACTTTGGAGATCCTAGTTCTACCACTAAACTACAGCCCTATTACAAGCCCTCTACCAGGCTTGAACTGGTGACCCCTTCCTTACCATGGAAGTGCTCTACCACTGAGCTAAGAGGGCAATTTCTAATTCCCGCCCAAAGCGCAGAGCTCCCAAGCAGGGCTAGGTTTTTTACACTATTTTAAATGAGCCTGTTTGGTCAATGGAAATTGCTTTTATTTCCAATAGAATGCTAAATTTTAGGAAATCGTGAGCGAATTTCCCTTAAACTCAGTTTTAAGGATTGCAAGTTCGATAATCATAATGCATCCCATAGATATTTGAGCAGGATTTCCTAGTGGCAAAACCCTTTTTAGAATTAGAAGCACAGATCCCGGAATTGGTAAAGGCAAATTCCAAAATTTCTGTCCGTTCCTCGCGGATGAACCGCCAACTGGAGCAATACGTTCTCGCCCTACTCACCAAAATCCTGGTAGAAATGGGCCAGGAGCGGTTTATCGAGATGCTCTACACCATTACCAAAGAACTTACCATCAATGGAATCAAAGCCAACCAGAAGCGTGTTTTCTTTGAAGATGAGGGTCTGGACATCACAAACACAGAAGACTACGAAAAAGGGATCAAAGACTATTCCAAAAAGTTCTCGGAAAAAATGGCGGACCAATACGGAAGACGTTGCCTTGCCCGAGGAGTCTACATTCATCTGAAATTCAATTATTGCAAAGACGGACTGATGGTCGAAGTCACAAACAACACCCCTGTTATAAAAGCCGAAGAGACCAGAATGCGTGAAAAAATGAAAAAGTCCATGGGATACAATGATATCGCAGAGTTCTATATGGACAATATGGACAATACGGAAGGCGCAGGTCTTGGAATTGCACTGATTATGATTCTTTTGAAAAACGAAGGAGTCGATCCGAATCTATTTAGAATCATCACCTATCCGGACAAGACAATCGCCCGGGTGGAGATTCCGTTTACAGAAAACTATGTTTCCATTCGCAGCGGAGAACTTGCCGACCTGAACTAAGGGGAACTTCGCCGCGGGAAAAGCGGTTCATCCTTACTAATGGGATTCTGGTATCCCCTGATGATTTTTTGAATATTGATTATCGCTGTATTGGATTTTATTCTGGTATCCCCGCCCTAGTTTGGGTGGGGAACTACACCCGCCACCCAATGCGTCCTACTTACCACACCGCCTTTTCGTTGTAAATCGAAGAGGGATTTAAAAAAAATTTTATTCAAATAAGT
The nucleotide sequence above comes from Leptospira kobayashii. Encoded proteins:
- a CDS encoding histidine kinase, whose product is MAKPFLELEAQIPELVKANSKISVRSSRMNRQLEQYVLALLTKILVEMGQERFIEMLYTITKELTINGIKANQKRVFFEDEGLDITNTEDYEKGIKDYSKKFSEKMADQYGRRCLARGVYIHLKFNYCKDGLMVEVTNNTPVIKAEETRMREKMKKSMGYNDIAEFYMDNMDNTEGAGLGIALIMILLKNEGVDPNLFRIITYPDKTIARVEIPFTENYVSIRSGELADLN